GAAGCTGCGGATGCCGTAGCCCGCCATGAAGGCCAGCGCCGTCTCGAAGAAGTCCAGGCGCCCCAGCGCAGGGAACTCATCGAGCATCAGCAGCAGCTTGTGGCGGCGCTTGATGCCATCGGAGCCATCGAGCGATTCGGTGAGGCGCCGCCCGATCTGGTTGAGGATCAGGCGAATGAGCGGCTTCGTCCGCGATATGTCCGAAGGCGGCACTACCAGATACAGCGATACCGGATGCTCGGCCGCGATCAGGTCAGCGATGCGCCAGTCGCAGCGCGAGGTGACTTCGGCCACGGTCGGGTCGCGGTACAGGCCGAGGAACGACATGGCCGTGGACAGCACGCCCGAGCGTTCGTTGTCGCTCTTGTTGAGAACTTCACGCGCCGCCGATGCGACGACCGGATGCGGCCCATCGCCGAGGTGCGGCGTGGTCATCATCCGGTGCAAGGTCAGCTCGAACGGGCTGGCCGGATCGGACAGAAAGTTGGCGACGCCGCGCAGCGTCTTGTCCTCGCCCGCGTAGAGCACATGCAGGATGGCCCCGACCAGCAGCGCGTGCGAGGTCTTCTCCCAATGGTTGCGCTTCTCCAGCGCGCCTTCGGGATCAACCAAAATGTCGGCAATGTTCTGAACGTCGCGCACTTCATGCGCGCCGCGTCGCACCTCCAGCAGCGGGTTGTAGGCGGCCGACTTCGCATCGGTCGGGTTGAACAGCAGGCAATGCGAGAAGCGCGAGCGCCAGCCGGCGGTGATCTGCCAGTTCTCGCCCTTGATGTCGTGGATGACGGCCGACGCCGGCCAAGACAGCAGCGTTGGCACCACCAAGCCCACGCCTTTGCCCGAGCGGGTGGGCGCGAAGGTCAGGACGTGTTCCGGCCCTTCGTGCCGCAGGTACTGGCGGTCGTGCTGGCCGAGGAACACGCCGGCCGGCTGTGTGAGGCCGGCTTTGCGAATGTCCTGAGCGTTCGCCCAGCGCGCAGAGCCGTAGGTCGTGACCAGGCGCGCTTGGCGCGAGCGCCAGACCGACATGGCGATGGCGACGACCACGGCGACCATGCCGCTGGCGCCGGCAATGGCGCCGCCGGTGTCGAAGACTTCCGGCGCATAGGCGCCGAAGAAGAACCACCACTCAAACAGCTTCCACGGGTGATAAATCGAAGTGCCAAGGAAGTCGAACCAGGGCGAGCCAAGGCGTACTTGATAGCCAAGGGCCGCGGCTGTCCATTGTGTGGCGCCCCACACTCCGGCGATCACGATGCCGAATACCACGGCGATCTGACCGAACAGCACGTTCGTCCCTTGCATGACCTGGCCTCCGATTTCTCCTGCGCTGATTCCTCATGGAAGAAGCGACACAAGGGCGTGCCGCAGGCGTCAGGTTCGGTGCCGGGTCAGTGCCGGTCAAAGACCGTTTTCAGCAGAAAGGTCGAGCAAAAAGACAGAATGAGTGCGACAGCCAGCCAAAGAAAAACGCCGCAAGCGCAGGCGCATTGCGGCGTGTCGATCAAAAAATGAAGACGATGCGGCGAACCGCCAACGATCAGAACTTGGGCGGTTCTTTCGGCGGCGTGTACGGCGTTTCGCCGTCGCCATAGAACCGCTTGCGCGTGGCTTCGGCCACCCGATTGCACAGCACGTCGCCGAGCTTCGGGCGGTCGGGCTTGCATTGCTGGCGCAGTTCCTTGAGCCGTTCGGGATTGGCCGCCAGTTCTTCCACCGTTGGGATATTCGCTTCCGAAGTGTTGGCCTTCTGAGGCGTTTCGGACTGGCCGCAGGCAGTCAACGCGGCCACCAGCAAGAATGGGACGATCTTCTTCATGGCGCAGGTTCCTCCAGGGAATCGGAATGATGGCCCGGCTTGGGCCTTGGGGGTTCCGGTGATTCGACGGCCTGCACGCGCTCAATGAACCGCGCAAGCTCCTCGGACGGCTCGCCTGCGGCGTGCAGTAGGTAGGTCGTTAGCGGTGGCACGCGCAGCGCCAGCGGCCGGGCGACTACGCCCGGTTCATGGCTGGCGGCAATACGCGCGGCACCTGCCAGACCAAGCGCGAAGCCGGCCGATACCAGCGCCATCATCAAATCACACGAAGCGACTCGTTCTGCGACCAATGGCTCCATGTCCACCCGGCGCAGTATCCGATCGACGTGCTTGGCGGGGCCTTCACACACTTGCGGATCACACAGGACGAGCGGATAGCGCAGCAGTTCATCCAGCGGAATGCGCTTGTGGGCTAGCAGCGGATGCCGTGCGGGCACCGCCACCATGATCGGGTCGCTCCAGACAGGTATGGCGGTGATGCCATCACCCACTTCATCGGACTGCGTGAACCCCACGTCGTACAGGTCGTCATGCAGGCCCTTGATCTGCTGCGACAGCGGCACCTCGAAGAACCGTATTTCGACTTCCGGCTCCTCCTGCCGGCATAGCGCCAGCACGGCCGGCAAGCGCGAGGGCGTAATGCCGTCCGACAAGGCCACGCGCAATTGGCCATGAAAACCGTTTGCCGCCGCTTTTACACTGTCGCGTGCTTGTTCCAAGGCCGTGAACACGCGGCGCACGTGTTCCAAGAACAGCGTGCCAGCGCGGGTCAGTCGAGTGGTGCGCGTGGTGCGGACGAACAGCGCCACACCCAAGTCTTCTTCCAACTCCTTGATCGCCCGCGACAATGGCGATTGCTCCATGTGCAGTCGTTCCGCTGCCCGCGCAAAGCGCAGTTCTTCAGCTACCGCAAGAAAGCAGCGCAGGTGTCGGATCTCCATAACTCTGCTGCCCCCTGATGAAGTCTGTCTTAGCCTGATGACATCTGGATCAGACGCTTGGATTGGAAGCTCTACCCCCCACAACCTGACGGCAGTGAACACTCAGAAAATCGGACGTTCCCGTTGCTGCATGACGGGCAGAAATTTGCCCACGTGCGAGAACACCCAGCGCACTATGGGATTGGTCAAAAGTGACATCGCACGCTTGCGGATGCGGATTGCCTTGTCGCTGGCGGGGGTGAAGACGCCAATGCCGGTTCCGGCCGACTTCTGGAACTCCGCTATCCGTGGCCGCATCGTGGCTTCCCAGTCGGCGAGGGCGGCTGCGATGTCGTCGCCATGTTCTTCGAGACGCTTGCCCAGCACATTGGCGCCGGCCAGGCCGCTCGACGCGCCCATGCCCGAGTAAAGTGATGGGCACCAGGCCGAATCACCGACCAGCACCACGCGCCCCTGATACCAAGTGGAAAGGCGAACCTGCTCGGCGATGTCGAACAGGGCCGCCTCGCTCGTCTCCAGTTGCCCCAATGCAGCTTCCAGGATAGGGCCGAGAGGCTCTGGCCCGAATGCCTTGCGGATTTGTTCGGCGGCCTTCCCTTTACGCTCGGCATCAGGATCGGCCGCATACCAGGAGAACAGTACCGTCGATCGCCGATCATCGAAGGGAAAGACGGTGAACGAACGGCCAGGCTCGATGATCTGCCCTCCGACCCCGCTTGGCAGCGTGGGTAGATCCTCCTGAAGCGCATAGGCGCAGATCATGGTGCCAAGACGCTGCAAGCCGCCAAGCGCAGGAGGGAATGCAAGACGGCGCACCGTGGAGCGGATGCCATCGGCACCGATCACAAGGTCGAACCAGCGGCGGCTCACGCCCTGCGGCCCTTCAAGCGTCACCTCGACACAATCCCCATTTTGCTCGATCGCGGTCGGAGTGGTCGAGAAGTGGATTTCCGTGTCGGGCGCGACCTCTTGCAATGTCTTCCAAACTGCGTCTTCGACATCACCCCGCATGGTGAGGTAGGGATTGATCGGTATGTCGGCGAAACTCAGGCCCGGAGATCGATTCCCTTGCCGATCGATGACATAGGTCATGCTTTCGGCCCTGTGATCGACCAAGCGGTCTCCGACTCCTAGATCGGCGGCAGCCGATCGCCCCACACCCATCACGGCAATGAAGTAGCCGCCCCGGCGGCGGGCTGGCGCACGTTCGACAACGACGGGAAGCCACCCCGCACGGTGCAGCGCAATCGCGCACGCGATGCCACTGATGCCAAGTCCTACCACCAGCGCAGTGCGCCTTGCCACGGCAGGGGTCTTCGACATGTCTGCTTCCAGCTCAGGGCCATTTTTCCGCATGGTTCTCTCCTCACTCCATCCCTTTTCCTGCCGCGTTCTCCGTGTCCAACGGCACGTTGCCGATGGCCTTGTTGACGGTGACGTAGCGCGTACTCAAACGTCCCTCGCTGGCCGCCAGGTCACGGCGGGCTTGTAGATAGCTGCGCTGGGCGTCGAGTACGGCAGTGAAATCGGTGACGCCACCGTCGTAGCGCGCCTGTGCAAGCTGATAGGCATCGCCAGCCGCATCGCTGCGGGTTTGCAGTTCGCGCGCCTGACGCTGCTCGGCGCTGTAGGCGGACAGCGAATCGTCGATTTCCTGCCAAGCTTTCAGCACGGTCTGTTGGTAGTTGATGGCGGCTTCTTGCTGTTGCAGTTCGCGCAGTTGCACGGTGGCCTTGCGTCGGCCATGGTCGAAGATCGGCAGGCCGAGGCTGGGGCCAACCGACCAGGTGCGGCTGCCCCAGTCAGAAAATTCGCCGCTCAGGTAGGACTCGTAACCGAACGTCGCACCAAGCCGGATGCTGGGGTACAGGTCGGCCCTGGCGATGCCGATGCTGGCGGTGGCGCTGTGCAGGCGCGCTTCGGCGGCGCGGATGTCGGGGCGGCGCAGCGCAACTTCCGATGGCAAGCCGAGGGCAAGATCGGGCAACGAAGTCCCGGCGTCGGCTTCGCGCGGTGCGAGTTCGGCCCGCAGCGCGCCCGGGCGTTCGCCCAGCAGCAGTGCGATCTGATTGGCGCTGGCGGCTTCCTGTGCCAGCAGCGGCGGCAGTTGCGCTTTCAATGCGGCCAGTTCGGCGCGCTGGCGTTGCAGGTCGGTGTGGTCGAGCACGCCGCCTTCTACGCGCGCTTGCAGCAGCGCGGCGCGGTCTTCCAGTGCGGCGATGTCCTCGCGCATCAAGCGGATCTGCCGCTGGGCGGTGCGCAGCTCGAAGTAATTGCGCGCCACGTCGCTGGTCAGGCCAAGGCGGGCCAGATCGAGCAGCGCAGCCTGGTGGCCGACATCGGCATCGGCGGCTTCCACGGATCGGCGCACGCGGCCCCACAAATCCAGCTCCCACGAGGCGTCGAAGCCGGCCTGGTACAGCGTGAACGGTTCGGCCAGCAACTCGGTGAGGCTGGGGTCGGCCCCCATGATGCCGATCATGCGCGTGCCGGCACCGCTCTGGCTCTGGCGCTGGCGGGTGGCGCTGCCGCTGGCGTTGATTTCCGGCCCGCGCTGCGCGGCCACCGTGTTGCGCTGCGCGCGCGCCTGGGCGAAGCGCAGCGCGGCGGTGCGCAGGTCGGGGCTGGCATCGAAAGCGCGCTGCTGCAACGCATCGAGGGTTGCGTCGTTGAATGCCAGCCACCACTGGGCCGGCAATGCCTGAGTGGCTTCGGTCGGAATGCGTAGCGACGCATCACCGCTGCGCCAACTCGTCCAATCGTCCGGTGCGGCGGGCGTGGGCTTGACGAAATCCGGGCCAACGGCGCAACCGGCGAGTGCGGCGGCAAGCGCACCGGCGAGCAGGCGGGGGACGAGACGATTGGAACAGCGCGGTGCGTGCATGACGATACTCGATCAGGAAAGGCGATTGCGGAACAGCCACGCCGCCAGCGGCAGCGATATGGCGCCCATCACCAGCAAGGGAATGAAATCGCGCCAGATGTCGAGGAAACCGGCGCCTTCCAGATACACCCGGCGCACGATGCTCATGCCGAAGCGCAGCGGGTTGGCGTAGGTGGCGACCTGCAGGATTTCCGGCATGTTCTTCACCGGCGTCAGCAAGCCGGAGAGCAGCATCAGCGGCATGATGAGCAGGAAGGTGTAGAGCATCGCCTGCTGCATGCTCAGAGACACCGCCGACACCGACAGGCCGACGCCGACCGCGGCGATGTTGAAGGTGAGCAGCCCTGCGTACAGCAGCCACACCGAGCCGTTCATCGGGATCTGGAACCAGAACAGGATGACCAGGAAGATGATGGTCGATTGCAGCAGGCCGACCAGAATCGCCGGGATCGCCTTGCCGATCAGGATCTGGAACGGCGTCAATGGCGTGACCAGCAACTGGTCGAAGGTGCCTTGCTCGCGTTCGCGCGCCACCGACAGCGCCGCGATCAGCAAGGTCTGCAACATGCTCAGTGCGCCGATCAGCCCCGGCATCATGTTCCAGCGCGATTCCAAGTTGGGGTTGAACCAGGCGCGGCGCTCGATCGCGATACCGGCTGCACCGCCGCCCAGCGAAGCGTTGTAGCTGGCGACGATAGAGCCGACGTAAGCAGACGCCGAACCGGCGGTGGAGGAATTGCGCCCGTCCAAGATCACCTGCAGCGGCGCGCTCTGGCCGGCATTCAGGCGCTGCTGGAAATCGGCGGGAATGCTCAGCACCATCAGCGCATCGTTACCGTCGATCATTCCTGCGATCTGCGAGGAGTTGGTCAGGGTGGCGGCGCGGTGGAACACGCCGGTTCCGTCCAGCCGTGCCAGTAATTCAGCCGACGCTTGGCCACGGCTCTGGTCAAGCACCGCGTAGGGCACGTTGGTGAGGTCGTAGGTGGCGCCATAGCCGAACAGCAGCGCCTGCATCAGTGCTGGAGCAAACAGCATGGCGCGGTTGGCGGGGTCTTTGACCAAGGCGAGGATTTCCTTGCGGATCAGCGCGCCGATCTGGGCCAGGGTGGCGAAAAAGGCATGCATCGCAGTCACCTCAAGGTCTTGCGCAACGTGCGCTGCGTGGCGAACATCAACACCAACGCATACAGCGCGAGAATGCCGCAATTCAGGAAGATCACCGGCCAGTTGTTGCCGGCCATGAACAGGGTCTTGATCAACGCCATGAAGTGCGTGGCCGGCAGCAGTTGGCTGATGACCTGGATCACCACCGGCACGTTGCGCAGGTCGAACACGAAGCCGGAGAGCATCATCGCCGGCATGAAGCTGGCCAGCAGTGCCATCTGGCTGGCCTGGAACTGGTTGCGGGTGACCCCGGAGATCCACAGCCCGAGCAGCAGCGACACCATCAGGTACAGCAGGCCAGCGATGACGATGACGACCAGCGAGCCGCGCATCGGCACGTGAAACAGGAAGTGCGCGGCCAGCAGGCACAGACCCAAGTCGATCACTCCGACCACCATGTACGGCGCGATCTTCGACAGCACGATCTCCATCGGCCGCACCGGGGTGACGAACAGCGATTCCAGCGTGCCGCGCTCCCATTCGCGCGCGATCAGCAGCGAGGTCAGGAAGCCGCCGATCAGGGTCAGCACCAGCACGATCAGGCCGGGGATCAGGAACCAGCGGCTTTCGCCGGCCTCGTTGAACCACATCCGCTGCACGACCTCGACGTTGCCGATGCCGGCGGGCTTGTTGCCGGCGCGATCCGCCTGTTGCTGCGCCCATGAACCTATCGCGCCGCTCACATAGCCTTCGATGGTCTGCGCCGAGCTGGAATCCACGCCGTTGAGCAGCAACTGGATGCGCGCATCGCCGGCGTTCAAGCGGCGCGAGAAATCCATCGGCACTCGGACGATGCCATCCACCGTGCCGGCCATCATCAAGCGCTCGGCCTCGGCCATGTCGGCAGCAAACAACGGCGCGATATACGGCGAGCCTTGCAGGCCATCGACCAGTTCGCGCGCGGTCGGCGAGCGGTCTTCCAGCACCACCGCGACCGGCGCGTTCTTCACGTCGAATGACAGGCCATAGCCAAACAGCAGGATCAGCGCGACCGGCAACAGCAGGCCGACCGCAAGGTTGCTCTTGTCTCGCAGCATCTGCCGCACTTCCTTGCGCAGCAGGGCGGTGAAGCGGCGCAGAAACCCGCTTTGTGTGTCGTGCGTGCTCACGCCGCCACTCCTTCGGCCGCCTTCGCTCGGCCTTGCTCGACGATGGCGATGAACGCGCTGTTCATGTCGCCGCCGGCGTCGCCGGCTTGCTCGCGCACCTGTATCGGCGTGCCCAGCGCCAGCATCCTGCCGGCATCTTGGATCGCGATGCGGTCGCAGTATTCGGCCTCCTCCATGAAGTGGGTGGTGATGATGATGGTGGTGCCGCCCTGCGCCAGGGCGGTGATGGTGCGCCAGAACGCGCGCCGCGCCAGCGGGTCGATGCCGCTGGTCGGCTCATCGAGGAACAGGATCTCCGGTTGGTGCAGCAGGCCGGCGGCCATCGCTAGGCGCTGCTTGTAGCCGCCGGGCAACTGGCCGCTGAGCGCCTTCGGTTCCAGCGCGAACTGCTCGATGATCGCGTCCACCCGCGCGTCTCGGGCCTTGCCGCGCAGGCCGTAGGCGCCGCCGAAGAACTCCAGGTTCTCGCGCACGCTCAGGTTGCCGTACAGCGCGAACTTCTGCGACACGTAGCCGATGCGCGCGCGTGCCTTGGCGCGGGCATGGCGCAAGTTCAGGCCGGCCACTTCCAGATGGCCGCTGGTCGCCGGCAGCAGGCCGCACAACATGCGGAAGGTCGTGGTCTTGCCGGCCCCGTTGGGGCCGAGCAGGCCGAAGATTTCTCCGCGTGCGACCTCGAACGAGGTGCTGGCCACGGCGGTGAAATCGCCGAACTTGCGCACCAGGTCGCGCACCACGATCACGGGTTTTCCGTCATCGCGCGGCGCATCGACGTTCGCTTCCTGCGGTGTCGTGGCTTGTGGCGAAGCCGCTTCGTCGCCGTCCTGATGCTGGCGCAACAACATCATGAAGGCGTCTTCCAGTTCTTCCGTGCGCGATTGCGGGGGCGAACCATCGAGCAACGCGGCGATCTTTGCTTCGTCCGCATTCGGCTGGCGGATGAAACGCACTGCGCCGCCGCTGGGAACGGCATCGACAATCAACTCGCTGGCGTCGATCAGCCTGGCCTGCAAGTCGCGGGCTGGCGTGCCTGCGGCCGGCGGCGCAACGAAGGCCAGCCCGCGTGCGCGTTCGGCCAGCGTCTGCGGCGTGCCTTCGGCCAATACTTTGCCCAGGTTCATCACGAACACTTGCGCGCAGCGCTCGGCCTCGTCCATGTAGGCGGTGCTGACGATCACGCTGAGCTGTTCGTCCTCGACCAGTTGCTGCACGATCTTCCACAGTTCGCGCCGCGACAGCGGATCGACGCCGACGCTGGGTTCGTCCAGCAGCAGCAAGTCAGGCGAACGCACCAGGGTGCAGGCCAGGCCGAGCTTCTGCTTCATGCCGCCGGAGAGCTTGCCGGCGGGCCGGTCGGTGAAGCGCGCCAGGTCGGTCATGTCCAGCAGTCGGGCGAAGCGTTCGCGGCGCTGCTGCTGCGGCACGCCATGCAGGTCGGCGTAGAGGTCGAGGTTCTCCTGCACGCTCAGGTCTTCGTACAGGCCGAAGCGCTGCGGCATGTAGCTGATGCGATCCTGTACAGCCTGCGGGTCTTGCGCCACGTCGATCCCGAGCACCCGCAGGCTGCCGGCGTCGGGCTTCAACAGGCCGGCCATCATTCGCAGCAACGTGGTCTTGCCGGCGCCATCCGGGCCAACCAATGCTGTCAGCTCGCCTTGGCGCACCTGTAGCGACACGCCATCGACCGCGTGCAGCGGCCCGCCGCCCGGCGCCTCGAAGGTCTTGCGCAGGCTGTCGGCGACGACGCTGGCGCCGGCTGGCTCGGCTCGGCTCATTGCGTGTCGCCGCCCAATACGACAGTGGCAGGCTGGCCCAGGCGCAGCGCATCGTCGTTGTCCTCGACGACCACCCGCACCTCATAGACCAGGCTGGTGCGCAGTTCCTCGGTCTGTACCGCTTTCGGGGTGAACTCGGCGACCGAGGAGATATAGCCGACCTTGCCGGTGATGGGCCTGTCCGGTGCGCTGTCGGTGGTGACGCGCGCGGACTGGCCGGGCTTGACCTTGCCCAAATCCGGTTCATTCACATACACGCGCACCCACTTCGGACGGGTGATCGCCAATGCGTACACCGGCTTCTGCGGGGTGGCCATGTCACCCGGTTCCAGCAGGCGCGAGCGCACCACGGCATCGGATGGCGCGATCAACTGGCCCTGAGAAACCTGATGCTGCAACAGTGCCAATTGCGCCTCGGAGGACTTCAGTTGCGCCTCGGCGGCGGCGATGTCTTCCTTGCGCGGGCCGATTTCTGTCAGGCGCAGCGCGTCGCGCTGTTGCGCCGCCTGCGCGTCGGCGACCTGCACGGCGGCACGGGCGCGATCCAATTCCTGTGCGCTGACCCCACGGTTGTCGGTATTGGCGGCAATCCCCTGCAATCGCGCCAAGTCCTTGCGCGCACGCTCGGCATCGGCCTGTGCAGCGGCGTAGCTACTTCTCGCCTGCGCCAGTTCTTCGGGGCGCGAGCCGTTCTTCAGGCGCAACAGATTCTGCTGCTGCACGCCGATCTGTGCCTGCGCCTGTTCGGCCTGCAAGGCCAGCGTTTGCGTGTCCAGCGTGGCCAACAGTTGACCCGCCTTCACCGCATCGCCTTCATCGACCTTCAATTCGGCCACGCGGCCACTGCCATCGAAAGCCAGCGACACCTGCCGGATGTCCACGTTGCCGTACAGCACCAGCGCACCGTCGTGGTCTTTATCCCGCTGATGCATCCAGGCCCATGCGCCGAGCGCCAGCACTACAAGGAGACCAAGGGCAATGAGGGGCTTCTTCATGTCAAACGATCCAGGAAGTCGGAATGGAGGCAGAACGATGCGGTGCGCTACGATAACACTAAAGTGATTTTAGTTTTAGTCTAGGCGAGAATGCAAGCCGTACCTGCTGCTCTGGACAATCGAGGAATGAACAAACCTGCACGCGGACTTCGCTCGGATGGCGAGGCCACCCGAACCCGGATACTTGAGGCGGCGGGCGAGCTGTTCGCCACCACGGGGTATGCCGAGACCTCCAACAAGGCCATCGCTGCCCAGGCCCAGGTGGATTTGGCGTCGATCAACTACCACTTCGGCAACCGCAGTGGTCTGTATCAAGCCGTGCTGGCGGCGTCTCATGGCCGGCTGCTGGACATGGCCGCCCTGCGGCAACTCGTCGGCAGCGGGTTGTCTCCCTCGTCGAAGTTGCGCGTGCTGATCGAGCAGTTGGTCGAGCGCGCGACTCAGGAACCCCAAGCATGGCAGTTGCGTGTCCTGGCCAGGGAAGTGCTGTCCCCGACCTCGCACCTGCAGATCCTTTTCCAGGACGAAGCACAGCCGAAGATGGCGCTCCTCAAGCACATGCTCGGCGAGATCACGCAGATACCCCCGGAAGACCCCGCCCTGACCCGGTGCCTGCTCAACGTGATCGCCCCCTGCCTAATGCTGCTGGTCGGTGGACGCAGTTTCCCCGGCCCGTTGCAGGAGATCTTCCAGATGCCTTCTCAGACGATTGCGAGCCACCTGTACCACTTCGCCATAGGGGGGCTGGAGGCGATATCCAGGGAGTACGCGGAGCAGGCCGAAATCCGAGGCAAGCCCGGATCGCCAGCGACGAAGTAGCGCGATGAAAAGCCGGTACGCAAAGCTGGTGGTTCTGGCGGTGGCATCGCTGCTGCTGAGCGGTTGTGCGGTTCTGCGCGAATTCCGCCCGGCGGTGGAAGTCGCCGCAATGACGCCCGGCGAATACATCACGCTCAAGCGCGGCGACATCCTGACCAGCGGCAAGCTCAGCGCCGCCACCCTGGAGACGATCCGCGTTGCCGGTCTGGACGATGGTGCCTGTGCGAAGCCGGAGGCCGCCGGGTGCATCCATGCCGTGTCGGATGTTCAGGGGTTGACCAGCGAGCAGCGCCTGTCGGCCTTGTCGGAGTTGTGGCTACAGCAGGCGCAGACCTTGCCGGATACCGAGCAACAGGTCGCTCCCGATGCCGGCGATCAACGCCTGAATGCCTGGCTGGAGGTGGCTCGGCATGCCTATGCCTACCTGTTCTTCAGCGAGCGCTCGCCGGACGCGCGCGCCTTTGAGGATCGCCAGACTCAGGTGCGCGACTACTACAACCTGGCGGTGCAGGAGGCGGCATCGCTCGTGTTCGCCAGTTATCGCGGTAAGGCGCTGGCGAGTGCGGAGATGATGTTCAGGGATGGGCCGTGGATGGTGACGCTCGAACCGCCGGATGTGGTGTCCCCCGGTCGGGCGCGGGCAATCCTGCCGCACGAACTGCTGCCGGCTTCGTCGCTGTCGTTCGCCGGGCTGCGCAGCACGTTTCGACGCGATGGCTTCGGTGCCGAACTGGTGGCAGTGATGGCCCCTGATCCCGTGACGACGGCGGCAGCGGACTCTGGCGGCGCAGGAACCGAGCAACCGCATCAGCGGCCCGACCAAGCGTGGAGCGAAATGCCGACAGCGGCAATCACTGCGTTGCTGCGCTTTTCTGGCGAAAACCTCGCCCAAGTGCTGTCCACTCGCGAGGTCGCGCTTTCCGTTCACGACCCATACCGGGACGCGAAAATCGAACTGCATGGACAGGATGTGCCGTTGGCGGCGAACTTCACCGCCAGCTACGGACTGTGGCTGGCGCGCTCGGGTTTCAACCGGCAATCGCTGCGCAGCCTGTTCGGACGTGAGCAGGGCATCGAACGCCCGCACCTGTACCTGATGCAGCCCTATGACCCGGATCGTCGCATCATCCTGATGATTCACGGCCTGGCCAGCAGCCCGGAAGCCTGGGTCAACGTGGCCAACGAACTGATGGGCGACGAGGAGATTCGCCGCCAGTTCCAGGTCTGGCAGTTCTACTACCCGACCAACATGCCGATCGCACTGAACCACCACGCGATTCGTCAGACGCTGGACGGGGCGCTGCGGCACTTCGATCCACAGGGGAACGCTGCCGCCTCCCGTGACATGGTGCTGATAGGTCACAGCATGGGAGGCGTGATCTCGCGCTTGATGGTGTCATCGTCGGGGGGCGACGCCCTGTGGAACGAGCTGCTGGCCGGACGCGAATTCGACGATGGCAGACTGGAGCGACTGCGCAAGCGGGTCGGCCCGCTCATGCACTTCGAGCCGCTTCCCCAAGTGGAACGCGCGATCTTCATTGCAGCCCCGCACCGCGGCACCGAGGTTGCCGGTGGTCGCCTGGGGCGTTTCGCCAAGCGCCTGGTGCGCCTGCCACTGACCCTGCTGGAAGGCTTCGCCGACGTATTGGACGATCTTGCCCATGGCGAGGCGGCAAAGGCTGGCGGGGATAAGCTCAGGCTACCCAACAGCATCGATAACCTCGACCGCTCCGACCCATTCGTCCAAGCCGCCGCCGGGCTGTCAATTTCGCCGTGCGTACGCTTCCACTCGATCATCGGCCATCAAGATCCCGAGGTTCCGCTGACCAAATCCGACGACGGCCTGGTGCCCTACTGGAGCGCCCATCTGGACGGTGCCGTATCCGAAAAAATCGTCCATTCCGCGCACAGTGTCCAGGGAACCGCGCCGGCGATCGTCGAAATGCGCCGCATCCTGCACGAGGACATCCGCGATCGTGCCACGGTTCCGGTAGCGACAGCAGCGGAAAATGGATGCCGGAGCTAGTCGAGGTTGATAAGGAAGAACAGGGCCTGGTTGTGTAGTTCCTATCGGCCAGGGACTATGTTGACGAGCATTGGGCATGGACTTGTTCAGCTAACGGACTGACCTCGCTGTCTCCCGACTTCCCATGTAGCTCCGCCGCCGCGAACCGTCGCGGCAAGCTGTTGCCCCAGCCGCTGCTCGATCACTGGCCGCCATGGCACTAGGCTGAACCCCATGCCGTCATCGAGCATCGCATAGCGACCGCTGGCGAGCATGACGCTGCGACGGTAGATGCCTGCTACACGCTGGCCGTCGGCCACCGGGCGATGCTCCAGGCCGGTTTCGGTGGC
This region of Alicycliphilus denitrificans K601 genomic DNA includes:
- a CDS encoding EexN family lipoprotein, whose amino-acid sequence is MKKIVPFLLVAALTACGQSETPQKANTSEANIPTVEELAANPERLKELRQQCKPDRPKLGDVLCNRVAEATRKRFYGDGETPYTPPKEPPKF
- a CDS encoding conjugal transfer protein TraG, with the translated sequence MQGTNVLFGQIAVVFGIVIAGVWGATQWTAAALGYQVRLGSPWFDFLGTSIYHPWKLFEWWFFFGAYAPEVFDTGGAIAGASGMVAVVVAIAMSVWRSRQARLVTTYGSARWANAQDIRKAGLTQPAGVFLGQHDRQYLRHEGPEHVLTFAPTRSGKGVGLVVPTLLSWPASAVIHDIKGENWQITAGWRSRFSHCLLFNPTDAKSAAYNPLLEVRRGAHEVRDVQNIADILVDPEGALEKRNHWEKTSHALLVGAILHVLYAGEDKTLRGVANFLSDPASPFELTLHRMMTTPHLGDGPHPVVASAAREVLNKSDNERSGVLSTAMSFLGLYRDPTVAEVTSRCDWRIADLIAAEHPVSLYLVVPPSDISRTKPLIRLILNQIGRRLTESLDGSDGIKRRHKLLLMLDEFPALGRLDFFETALAFMAGYGIRSFLIAQSLNQIDKAYGQNHSILDNCHVRVTFATNDERTAKRISETLGTATELRAQRNYAGHRLAPWLGHLMVSRQETARPLLTPGEVMQLPPDEAVVMVGSRAPIKAKKLRYYADANFKRRVLPPPALADGQYADAPPLRPDDWSGLAIPAVPIAPAAASADGLGSADDGGPRRQPELSETVAYDPELAAPVADLGLLDDDDDLPLPLPRQLDPAMQRTARLASLDPNDGIEL
- a CDS encoding FAD-dependent monooxygenase — encoded protein: MSKTPAVARRTALVVGLGISGIACAIALHRAGWLPVVVERAPARRRGGYFIAVMGVGRSAAADLGVGDRLVDHRAESMTYVIDRQGNRSPGLSFADIPINPYLTMRGDVEDAVWKTLQEVAPDTEIHFSTTPTAIEQNGDCVEVTLEGPQGVSRRWFDLVIGADGIRSTVRRLAFPPALGGLQRLGTMICAYALQEDLPTLPSGVGGQIIEPGRSFTVFPFDDRRSTVLFSWYAADPDAERKGKAAEQIRKAFGPEPLGPILEAALGQLETSEAALFDIAEQVRLSTWYQGRVVLVGDSAWCPSLYSGMGASSGLAGANVLGKRLEEHGDDIAAALADWEATMRPRIAEFQKSAGTGIGVFTPASDKAIRIRKRAMSLLTNPIVRWVFSHVGKFLPVMQQRERPIF
- a CDS encoding LysR family transcriptional regulator, translated to MEIRHLRCFLAVAEELRFARAAERLHMEQSPLSRAIKELEEDLGVALFVRTTRTTRLTRAGTLFLEHVRRVFTALEQARDSVKAAANGFHGQLRVALSDGITPSRLPAVLALCRQEEPEVEIRFFEVPLSQQIKGLHDDLYDVGFTQSDEVGDGITAIPVWSDPIMVAVPARHPLLAHKRIPLDELLRYPLVLCDPQVCEGPAKHVDRILRRVDMEPLVAERVASCDLMMALVSAGFALGLAGAARIAASHEPGVVARPLALRVPPLTTYLLHAAGEPSEELARFIERVQAVESPEPPRPKPGHHSDSLEEPAP
- a CDS encoding efflux transporter outer membrane subunit, producing the protein MHAPRCSNRLVPRLLAGALAAALAGCAVGPDFVKPTPAAPDDWTSWRSGDASLRIPTEATQALPAQWWLAFNDATLDALQQRAFDASPDLRTAALRFAQARAQRNTVAAQRGPEINASGSATRQRQSQSGAGTRMIGIMGADPSLTELLAEPFTLYQAGFDASWELDLWGRVRRSVEAADADVGHQAALLDLARLGLTSDVARNYFELRTAQRQIRLMREDIAALEDRAALLQARVEGGVLDHTDLQRQRAELAALKAQLPPLLAQEAASANQIALLLGERPGALRAELAPREADAGTSLPDLALGLPSEVALRRPDIRAAEARLHSATASIGIARADLYPSIRLGATFGYESYLSGEFSDWGSRTWSVGPSLGLPIFDHGRRKATVQLRELQQQEAAINYQQTVLKAWQEIDDSLSAYSAEQRQARELQTRSDAAGDAYQLAQARYDGGVTDFTAVLDAQRSYLQARRDLAASEGRLSTRYVTVNKAIGNVPLDTENAAGKGME